From Streptomyces sp. 6-11-2, one genomic window encodes:
- a CDS encoding glucoamylase family protein, producing the protein MDRRTFLTAVSTGGATLALGAAPSADAAPASGTASTASAVSSRRRLAPTSDTPPLRKWFHSTYRSIEAMTTDFGLAADKIDVSGSGRPVPSVQTSPTNIGCGLWTTAAAGGLGVISRNAMERSLTRTVSAVERLERAHGFWFNWYDAHDGSVLTTWPESGAPVRPFLSSVDNAWLVTGLRIAADAVPALRPRAAKLLAGADWSYYYTPYDAADPVAGPGQLRGGFWPDKPGKGEPTGHHYGALNTEPRMASYLGIADGSLPADHYWHMFRTLLPGSGQEQEPEGSYVAIDGIRVWQGHYTYRGRKLVPTWGGSMFEALMVPLFVPEPEWSPRAWGLTHDRYVRSQIEHGLDEEKYGYWGFSPASIPEGGYREYGVDAIGMQEDGYNSLGVVTPHASFLALPHARVEAIDNLKALDVDFGAYDDTYGFRDSVNVRTGRVSDFVLALDQGMIAAALAQQLRPGLLQRPFRSGGFASRVRPLLAKERFSI; encoded by the coding sequence ATGGATCGCCGTACCTTCCTCACCGCCGTAAGCACCGGCGGCGCCACCCTCGCGCTCGGCGCCGCACCGTCGGCCGATGCCGCTCCAGCCTCCGGCACGGCCTCGACCGCCAGTGCCGTCTCCTCGCGTCGTCGTCTCGCTCCTACCTCTGATACACCGCCGCTGCGGAAGTGGTTCCACTCGACGTACCGCTCGATCGAGGCAATGACGACCGATTTCGGCCTGGCCGCCGACAAGATCGACGTCAGCGGATCCGGCCGCCCCGTCCCGTCCGTGCAGACCTCGCCGACGAACATCGGCTGTGGGCTGTGGACGACGGCCGCCGCGGGCGGGCTCGGCGTAATCTCCCGCAACGCGATGGAGCGCAGCCTGACCCGTACTGTGTCCGCGGTTGAGCGGCTGGAGCGGGCGCACGGGTTCTGGTTCAACTGGTACGACGCGCACGACGGTTCCGTCCTGACGACCTGGCCCGAGAGCGGCGCTCCGGTCCGCCCGTTCCTCTCGTCCGTCGACAACGCCTGGCTCGTCACAGGCCTGCGCATCGCCGCCGACGCCGTCCCGGCCCTGCGTCCGCGTGCCGCGAAGCTGCTCGCCGGCGCCGACTGGTCGTACTACTACACGCCGTACGACGCGGCCGACCCGGTCGCGGGCCCGGGCCAGTTGCGCGGTGGCTTCTGGCCCGACAAGCCGGGCAAGGGTGAGCCGACTGGGCACCACTACGGCGCCCTCAACACCGAACCCCGGATGGCCAGTTACCTCGGCATCGCCGACGGCAGCCTGCCCGCCGACCACTACTGGCACATGTTCCGCACGCTGCTGCCCGGCAGCGGCCAGGAGCAGGAGCCCGAGGGCTCGTACGTCGCTATCGATGGCATCCGAGTCTGGCAGGGCCACTACACGTACCGCGGCCGCAAGCTCGTCCCCACGTGGGGCGGGTCGATGTTCGAGGCGCTGATGGTGCCGCTGTTCGTGCCGGAGCCGGAGTGGTCCCCGCGCGCGTGGGGCCTCACGCACGACCGGTATGTGCGCAGCCAGATCGAGCACGGCCTGGACGAGGAGAAGTACGGCTACTGGGGCTTCTCCCCCGCGAGCATCCCCGAGGGCGGCTATCGCGAGTACGGCGTCGACGCCATCGGCATGCAGGAGGACGGCTACAACTCCCTCGGCGTCGTCACCCCGCACGCCTCTTTCCTCGCTCTGCCGCACGCGCGCGTGGAGGCGATCGACAACCTGAAGGCGCTAGACGTGGACTTCGGCGCGTACGACGACACGTACGGCTTCCGTGACTCCGTGAACGTGCGGACCGGGCGGGTCAGCGACTTCGTACTCGCGCTGGACCAGGGCATGATCGCCGCCGCGCTCGCGCAGCAACTGCGCCCCGGCCTGCTGCAGCGCCCCTTCCGCTCGGGAGGCTTTGCCTCGCGGGTGCGGCCGCTGCTGGCGAAGGAGCGTTTCTCCATCTAG
- a CDS encoding carbohydrate ABC transporter permease, protein MSAQHATAPVPGPSLNRRRRQGLGPQPLLYVVASLGLLLMAAPFLWMALSAFKTKKDLTASPPVWIPSAWTLQNFRDLLDQLNMPQYFLNSLIVAVLVTTCNLLFCSMLGYALAKLNFTARSKVFGVVLAALMVPGNLMILPLYVLMNKLNLLDSYMGLVLPFAAGAFGVFLMRQFMTTIPDELLEAARMDGAGEWYIFWRIVLPLVKPALATLTIFTFLGSWNNFIWPLIATNDPSKYTLPVALATFANDPNRTVGGGNGMLMAGSLLVVLPVLVVFALLQRHFTQGIATAGMK, encoded by the coding sequence ATGAGCGCCCAGCACGCCACCGCGCCTGTCCCGGGACCGTCCTTGAACCGTCGGCGCCGCCAGGGCCTCGGCCCCCAACCGCTGCTCTACGTCGTCGCCTCGCTGGGCCTGCTGCTGATGGCCGCCCCCTTCCTGTGGATGGCGCTCAGCGCCTTCAAGACCAAGAAGGACCTCACGGCCAGCCCGCCGGTGTGGATCCCCTCCGCCTGGACGCTGCAGAACTTCCGGGATCTGCTCGACCAGCTGAACATGCCGCAGTACTTCCTGAACTCGCTGATCGTCGCGGTGCTCGTGACCACCTGCAACCTGCTGTTCTGCTCGATGCTCGGCTATGCGCTCGCGAAGCTGAACTTCACCGCACGCTCCAAGGTCTTCGGAGTCGTGCTCGCCGCCCTGATGGTGCCGGGCAACCTCATGATCCTTCCGCTGTACGTCCTGATGAACAAGCTGAACCTGCTCGACAGCTACATGGGCCTCGTCCTGCCGTTCGCAGCAGGCGCCTTCGGGGTGTTCCTGATGCGGCAGTTCATGACGACCATCCCGGACGAGCTGCTCGAGGCGGCCCGGATGGACGGTGCCGGCGAGTGGTACATCTTCTGGCGCATCGTGCTTCCGCTGGTCAAGCCGGCGCTAGCGACGCTGACGATCTTCACGTTCCTCGGGTCGTGGAACAACTTCATCTGGCCGCTCATCGCGACCAACGACCCCAGCAAGTACACGCTGCCGGTGGCGCTCGCGACCTTCGCCAACGACCCCAACCGCACGGTCGGCGGCGGCAACGGAATGCTGATGGCGGGCTCCCTGCTCGTCGTCCTGCCCGTGCTGGTCGTCTTCGCGCTCCTACAGCGCCACTTCACCCAGGGCATCGCCACCGCCGGCATGAAGTGA
- a CDS encoding glycoside hydrolase family 1 protein: MTRSTTPFPDGFLWGASTAAHQIEGNNVNSDWWRKEHDPTAGIQEPSLDACDSYHRWEQDMDLLAELGFTDYRFSVEWARIEPARGHFSKAEIAHYRRMVEGAIARGLRPMVTLHHFTVPRWFEDFGGWTADGAVQLFARYVEECAPIIGEGVRHVCTINEPNMIAVMAGLAKRGDQGFPPAGLPLPDKETTHAVIAAHHAAVKAVRAINSEIQVGWTIANQVYQALPGAEGVTAAYRHPREDVFIEAARGDAWIGVQSYTRTKIGPEGPIPAPPDAERTLTQWEYYPTAVGHAIRHTAKLIGPDTPLVVTENGIATSDEQRRIDYYTGALDAVAACIEDGIDVRGYLAWSALDNYEWGTYKATFGLISFDPGTFERTPKPAARWLGDLGRQKVLPRV; the protein is encoded by the coding sequence ATGACGCGCAGCACCACCCCATTCCCCGACGGCTTCCTGTGGGGTGCTTCGACCGCGGCCCACCAGATCGAGGGCAACAACGTCAACAGCGACTGGTGGCGCAAGGAACACGACCCGACGGCGGGGATCCAGGAGCCCAGCCTCGACGCCTGCGACAGCTACCACCGCTGGGAGCAGGACATGGACCTGCTGGCCGAACTCGGCTTCACCGACTACCGCTTCAGCGTCGAGTGGGCACGCATCGAGCCGGCCCGAGGCCACTTCTCCAAGGCCGAGATAGCGCACTACCGGCGGATGGTCGAGGGCGCGATCGCGCGTGGCCTGCGGCCGATGGTGACACTGCACCACTTCACCGTCCCCCGCTGGTTCGAGGACTTCGGCGGGTGGACCGCCGACGGCGCCGTACAGCTCTTCGCCCGGTACGTCGAGGAGTGCGCGCCGATCATCGGTGAGGGCGTGCGCCATGTATGCACCATCAACGAGCCGAACATGATCGCCGTGATGGCGGGTCTCGCCAAGCGAGGCGACCAGGGCTTCCCGCCCGCCGGTCTGCCGCTCCCCGACAAGGAGACCACGCACGCAGTCATCGCCGCGCACCACGCCGCTGTGAAGGCTGTGCGCGCCATCAACTCCGAGATCCAGGTGGGCTGGACGATCGCCAACCAGGTGTACCAGGCGCTCCCCGGCGCCGAGGGCGTCACCGCCGCCTACCGCCACCCGCGAGAGGACGTCTTCATCGAGGCGGCCCGCGGCGACGCCTGGATCGGCGTGCAGTCCTACACCCGGACGAAGATCGGGCCCGAAGGTCCCATCCCGGCGCCGCCCGACGCCGAGCGGACGCTGACGCAGTGGGAGTACTACCCCACCGCCGTCGGACACGCAATCCGGCACACCGCCAAACTCATCGGCCCCGACACGCCCTTGGTCGTCACCGAGAATGGCATCGCCACCAGTGACGAGCAGCGCCGCATCGACTACTACACAGGGGCGCTCGACGCCGTCGCCGCCTGCATCGAAGACGGCATCGACGTCCGCGGCTACCTCGCCTGGAGCGCGCTCGACAACTACGAGTGGGGCACCTACAAGGCGACCTTCGGCCTGATCTCTTTCGACCCCGGCACCTTCGAGCGCACACCCAAGCCGGCGGCCCGGTGGCTCGGCGACCTGGGCCGCCAGAAGGTCCTGCCGCGCGTCTGA
- a CDS encoding Lrp/AsnC family transcriptional regulator: MDDIDRAILRELQVDGRIPYAELGPKVGLSPSAARHRLQRLMDTKAVQVVGVTDPMTMGQQTMALLGLRIGGDSRAVADELSRHEEVVYTVLTSGRYDLFAEVVCSRPSDLLDFINDAVRAVEGVASVESFPYFAIHTHRFLWEVD, encoded by the coding sequence ATGGACGACATCGACCGCGCCATCCTGCGGGAGCTGCAGGTCGACGGTCGCATCCCCTACGCCGAGCTGGGGCCGAAGGTGGGACTGTCGCCCTCGGCCGCAAGACACCGGCTGCAGCGCCTGATGGACACCAAGGCGGTCCAGGTCGTCGGGGTGACCGACCCGATGACCATGGGCCAGCAGACGATGGCTCTCCTGGGCCTACGCATCGGGGGCGATTCGCGGGCGGTGGCCGATGAACTGTCCCGGCATGAGGAAGTCGTGTACACAGTCCTGACTTCTGGCCGCTATGACCTGTTCGCTGAGGTCGTGTGCAGTCGCCCTAGTGATCTTCTGGACTTCATCAACGACGCCGTACGGGCCGTCGAGGGCGTCGCGTCCGTGGAGAGCTTCCCCTACTTCGCGATTCACACGCACCGCTTCCTGTGGGAAGTCGACTGA
- a CDS encoding carbohydrate ABC transporter permease, with the protein MSTTTPTPARPGAANALRPGASSGKGRGKKRLMGKQNLAGWLFSTPFLVLFGVFMLFPIVATLLMSFTDFGRRNVTRPLEAKFIGFDNYVQLFGDDKFLTALFNTAYFVVVGVPLTIGLGLLVAILLNNGIDRARTFFRVGFYAPVVTTIVAVAIVWRFVLDPSDGLIAGLGAELGFSTPDFLGSETWAMPSLIAMAVWRNLGTVMVLMIAGLQAIPTEVREASRLDGTNAWQELRRITVPLLRPTLLYATVITTIGYLNVFEEPFVMTQGGPSDATLTVSLDMYREGFNFFNMGYASAMAYVLFVVIMGITVLQLRLMRDNTK; encoded by the coding sequence AAGGGGCGCGGAAAGAAGCGCTTGATGGGGAAGCAGAACCTGGCCGGCTGGCTGTTCTCCACCCCCTTCCTCGTGCTGTTCGGCGTCTTCATGCTCTTCCCGATCGTCGCGACGCTCCTGATGAGCTTCACCGACTTCGGCCGGCGCAACGTCACCAGGCCGCTGGAGGCGAAGTTCATCGGCTTCGACAACTACGTCCAGCTCTTCGGCGATGACAAGTTCCTCACGGCCCTCTTCAACACGGCCTACTTCGTCGTCGTCGGGGTCCCCCTGACGATCGGGCTCGGATTGCTCGTGGCGATCCTGCTCAACAACGGCATCGACCGGGCGCGCACCTTCTTCCGCGTCGGCTTCTACGCCCCCGTGGTCACCACGATCGTGGCCGTGGCGATCGTGTGGCGGTTCGTGCTCGACCCTTCGGACGGTCTGATCGCGGGCCTCGGTGCCGAACTCGGCTTCTCCACACCGGACTTCCTCGGCTCCGAGACCTGGGCCATGCCGTCCCTGATCGCGATGGCGGTCTGGCGCAACCTCGGCACGGTGATGGTCCTGATGATCGCCGGTCTCCAGGCCATCCCGACCGAGGTCCGCGAGGCCTCCCGCCTCGACGGGACGAACGCCTGGCAGGAACTGCGCCGCATCACAGTGCCGCTGCTGCGCCCGACCCTGCTGTACGCCACGGTCATCACCACGATCGGCTACCTCAACGTCTTCGAGGAGCCCTTCGTGATGACCCAGGGCGGCCCGTCCGACGCCACGCTGACCGTGTCGCTCGACATGTACCGCGAAGGCTTCAACTTCTTCAACATGGGCTACGCGAGTGCCATGGCGTACGTCCTCTTCGTGGTGATCATGGGCATCACGGTGCTGCAGTTGCGACTGATGAGGGACAACACGAAATGA
- a CDS encoding N-acetylmuramoyl-L-alanine amidase — translation MATFVTRSQWGARSPKSVSSNITPAQGGVAVHHVDAVKVAKANHADCASQVRGIQNFHMDSNGWSDIAYSHLACVHGYLFQGRGENVRTAAQGTTQGNDDWYAVCALTGGTSSNYDTITAGLIDAIRYGIDRLRAQGGAAQAITAHRDHHATDCPGNLYSRVLSGEVNPVGGPLPYPGVSFRQPPTFVHASVATWQYRMNSAHGYSLTVDGQYGPGSDSACRSFQSSRGVSVDGIVGPVTWSATFA, via the coding sequence ATGGCCACGTTCGTCACCCGCTCCCAGTGGGGCGCCCGGTCACCCAAGAGCGTCAGCAGCAACATCACCCCAGCCCAGGGCGGCGTGGCCGTCCATCATGTCGACGCCGTGAAGGTGGCCAAGGCCAACCACGCCGACTGCGCCAGCCAGGTGCGGGGCATCCAGAACTTCCACATGGACTCCAACGGCTGGTCGGACATCGCCTACAGCCACCTCGCCTGTGTCCACGGCTACCTTTTCCAGGGTCGCGGCGAGAACGTCCGTACTGCCGCCCAGGGCACCACGCAGGGCAACGACGACTGGTACGCGGTCTGTGCGCTGACCGGCGGTACCAGCAGCAACTACGACACCATCACGGCCGGGCTGATCGACGCCATCCGCTACGGAATCGACCGCCTGCGGGCGCAGGGCGGCGCCGCGCAGGCCATCACCGCCCACCGCGACCACCACGCGACTGACTGCCCGGGCAACCTTTACTCCCGCGTACTCAGCGGCGAGGTCAACCCCGTTGGCGGGCCCTTGCCTTATCCCGGAGTAAGCTTCCGCCAGCCGCCGACCTTCGTGCACGCCAGCGTGGCGACCTGGCAGTACCGGATGAACAGCGCGCACGGCTACTCCCTCACCGTGGACGGCCAGTACGGGCCGGGCTCCGACTCCGCCTGCCGCAGCTTCCAGTCGAGCAGGGGCGTGAGCGTGGACGGCATCGTCGGGCCAGTCACCTGGAGCGCCACGTTTGCCTAG
- a CDS encoding aminotransferase: protein MPHDEYRTIDFFAQEALPVPQVTPTQAECIAAQRFGMNARAEALGSQQDANFLLHGDDGTALAILKIANPAFGPTEIEAQDTAADLISAAHPELRIATVLRRPDGSPQCATVDTESGPAIARLMRYLPGGPLSGPRHLSPSTVAAMGTIGGKVSTALRDFHHPGLKRVLQWDLRHADRVVAKLAEHIDEPDRRAAVQAATADAWARVQKLAAALPSQAVHLDLTDDNLICSPDGRLPMPDGVIDFGDVTTSWAVGELAVSLSSMLHHDGVEPHHVLPAVRAFHTIRSLSQEEAEALWPLVILRAAGLVASGRHQAAVDEDNAYAKAALDREWHIFEQATRLPLPVMVHLIKDAIGLADVPARPDSPAHFLLRGLADDDITLLDLSTGADSMDHGAWLEAGTEDRLSASALADGAAAVATRYAHPRLTQAPALSAVSAPTVPTGIDLWLGRPAVAQAPAVGKVLAAAPGRVEIAFGPQVLTLSFPHAVHPVVITGATVQAGEDIAHLPSGNSVHIALHNADGPAVPRLVRPEYAAGWLALTADPAPLIGLRDAGRVQDRDLLDRRDAVFATVQEHYYAEPPRIERGWRHHLLSPDGRSYLDIVNNVTPLGHAHPRVEQAVSRQLRRLNTNSRFHYASVVEFTERLAALLPEPLDTVFLVNSGSEAVDLGLRLAIGASGQHDVVALREAYHGWTYASDAVSTSLQDNPNALATRPSWVRTVDSPNSYRGLHRGADAVCYGPEAAAVIDELAASGRPAGAFLSETYYGNAGGVALPDGYLAEVYAAVRRHGGLAVADEVQVGYGRLGHWFWGFEQQQVVPDVVCVAKAMGNGHPLGAVITSKSVADRYRDQGYFFSSTGGSPVSSIVGLTVLDTLRDEDLQGNAVRVGGRLKSRLETLADRYGIIGAVHGSGLYLGLELVRDRVTLEPATEETAELCDRMLDLGVIVQPTGDHLNILKIKPPLCIDAPAVDFFVDMLDHALAQLGHSR, encoded by the coding sequence ATGCCGCACGACGAGTACCGCACCATCGACTTCTTCGCCCAGGAAGCGCTTCCCGTACCTCAGGTGACACCCACTCAGGCGGAGTGCATTGCCGCCCAACGCTTCGGCATGAACGCTCGTGCGGAGGCGCTGGGAAGCCAGCAGGACGCCAACTTCCTGCTGCACGGCGACGATGGCACGGCCTTGGCCATTCTGAAGATCGCCAACCCCGCCTTCGGCCCTACGGAGATCGAAGCCCAGGACACCGCCGCCGACCTGATCTCTGCGGCTCACCCAGAACTGCGCATCGCCACCGTCCTGCGCCGCCCCGACGGCTCACCGCAGTGCGCGACGGTGGACACCGAGAGCGGGCCGGCCATCGCGCGGCTGATGCGATACCTGCCCGGCGGTCCGCTCTCGGGACCACGGCACCTGTCCCCGAGCACGGTGGCGGCCATGGGCACGATCGGCGGAAAGGTCAGCACCGCCCTGCGTGACTTCCACCACCCGGGCCTCAAGCGCGTTCTCCAGTGGGACCTGCGGCACGCCGACCGCGTCGTCGCCAAGCTCGCAGAGCACATCGACGAGCCCGACCGGCGCGCCGCCGTTCAGGCCGCGACCGCCGACGCCTGGGCGCGGGTCCAGAAGCTTGCCGCCGCGCTTCCGTCTCAGGCGGTGCACCTGGATCTCACCGACGACAATCTCATCTGTTCTCCCGACGGCCGCCTGCCCATGCCCGACGGGGTCATCGACTTCGGTGACGTGACCACGAGTTGGGCGGTCGGCGAACTCGCCGTGTCGCTCTCCTCGATGCTCCACCACGACGGGGTCGAGCCCCATCACGTGCTACCCGCCGTCCGGGCATTCCACACCATTCGGTCGCTCTCCCAGGAGGAGGCGGAGGCGTTGTGGCCGCTCGTGATCCTGCGCGCGGCCGGCCTGGTCGCCAGCGGGCGGCACCAGGCCGCCGTCGACGAGGACAACGCCTACGCCAAGGCCGCGCTCGACCGAGAGTGGCACATATTCGAGCAGGCCACCCGCCTGCCCCTTCCAGTGATGGTCCACCTCATCAAGGACGCGATCGGCCTGGCCGACGTGCCTGCCCGCCCCGATTCACCGGCGCACTTCCTGCTGCGCGGCCTCGCCGACGACGACATCACTCTCCTCGACCTGTCCACCGGCGCCGACTCCATGGACCACGGAGCCTGGCTCGAAGCCGGCACCGAGGACCGGCTCTCGGCCTCCGCACTCGCGGACGGAGCAGCCGCGGTGGCCACCCGGTACGCGCATCCACGGCTCACCCAGGCTCCGGCATTGTCAGCCGTTTCCGCTCCCACGGTGCCCACCGGCATCGACCTGTGGCTCGGCCGGCCCGCCGTGGCGCAGGCCCCCGCCGTCGGGAAGGTCCTCGCCGCGGCACCGGGCCGTGTGGAGATCGCCTTCGGCCCTCAGGTGCTGACGCTGTCCTTCCCCCACGCAGTCCATCCTGTAGTGATCACTGGTGCAACAGTGCAGGCGGGCGAGGACATCGCCCACCTCCCCTCCGGAAACTCGGTCCACATCGCACTGCACAACGCTGACGGCCCCGCCGTACCTCGCCTGGTCCGCCCCGAGTACGCCGCCGGCTGGCTCGCGCTCACCGCAGACCCCGCCCCGCTCATCGGTCTCCGGGACGCCGGCCGTGTGCAGGACAGGGACCTGCTCGACCGACGTGACGCCGTGTTCGCGACCGTGCAGGAGCACTACTACGCCGAACCTCCCCGCATCGAGCGTGGCTGGCGCCACCATCTGCTCTCCCCCGACGGCCGCTCCTACCTCGACATCGTCAACAACGTCACCCCGCTGGGCCACGCGCATCCCCGCGTCGAGCAGGCGGTCTCCCGGCAGTTGCGACGACTCAACACCAACTCGCGATTCCACTACGCCTCGGTGGTGGAGTTCACCGAACGCCTCGCCGCCCTGCTGCCCGAGCCCCTGGACACGGTGTTCCTGGTCAACTCCGGTTCCGAGGCAGTGGATCTGGGCCTGCGGCTGGCCATCGGTGCCTCCGGACAGCACGACGTCGTCGCACTGCGAGAGGCATACCACGGCTGGACCTACGCCTCCGACGCGGTCTCCACCTCACTCCAGGACAACCCGAACGCCCTGGCAACGCGGCCGAGTTGGGTCCGCACTGTGGACTCGCCCAATTCCTATCGCGGCCTGCACCGCGGGGCAGATGCGGTGTGCTACGGGCCCGAGGCCGCCGCGGTGATCGACGAGCTGGCCGCCTCCGGTCGCCCGGCAGGAGCCTTCCTCAGTGAGACCTACTACGGCAACGCCGGTGGAGTGGCCCTGCCCGACGGCTACCTCGCCGAGGTGTACGCGGCGGTCCGCCGCCACGGCGGTCTGGCCGTCGCCGATGAGGTCCAGGTCGGCTACGGCCGCCTGGGGCACTGGTTCTGGGGCTTCGAGCAGCAGCAGGTCGTCCCCGACGTCGTCTGTGTCGCCAAGGCCATGGGCAACGGGCACCCCCTCGGCGCCGTCATCACGTCCAAGTCGGTTGCGGACCGGTACCGCGACCAGGGTTACTTCTTCTCCTCCACCGGTGGCAGCCCGGTCTCCAGCATCGTGGGCCTCACCGTCCTGGACACCCTGCGCGATGAGGATCTCCAGGGCAATGCGGTGCGCGTCGGCGGCCGTCTGAAGAGCCGGCTTGAGACACTGGCCGACCGCTACGGCATCATCGGCGCTGTCCACGGCTCGGGCCTCTACCTCGGCCTCGAACTCGTCCGGGACCGCGTCACCTTGGAACCCGCCACGGAAGAGACCGCCGAACTCTGCGACCGCATGCTCGACCTCGGCGTAATCGTCCAGCCCACCGGCGACCACCTCAACATCCTGAAGATCAAACCGCCGTTGTGCATCGACGCCCCCGCGGTGGACTTCTTCGTCGACATGCTGGACCACGCCCTCGCCCAACTCGGCCACTCCCGCTGA
- a CDS encoding SMI1/KNR4 family protein translates to MDDDLVGTQTPQRRITDAEEALALLERAVPGLTDLRRPARAVIDWAGFEESLGTGLPADYKYLAEWYPTFAMGDFLLVHLPEPGEEDRSLQAIRRTLAVVADAWLEPGLGLLAHPAPGGLLPWGDSCDSDKFMWNTTGRSPQDWIVTVASRGGAWWHYGGGAVQFLAEYCNGILEPWGLPPIDLEVPPC, encoded by the coding sequence ATGGATGACGATCTGGTCGGCACACAGACGCCGCAGCGCCGCATAACCGATGCGGAAGAGGCTCTTGCGCTGCTGGAGCGTGCCGTCCCCGGATTGACCGACCTCCGCCGGCCGGCGCGGGCCGTAATCGACTGGGCTGGGTTCGAGGAGAGCCTGGGCACCGGGCTTCCCGCCGATTACAAGTACCTCGCGGAGTGGTACCCGACCTTCGCCATGGGAGACTTCCTTCTGGTTCATCTTCCTGAGCCGGGTGAAGAGGACCGCAGTCTTCAGGCCATCCGTCGCACCCTTGCGGTCGTTGCCGATGCATGGTTGGAACCCGGTCTCGGCTTGCTGGCCCACCCAGCTCCTGGTGGGCTGCTGCCCTGGGGTGACTCGTGCGACAGCGACAAGTTCATGTGGAACACGACGGGACGATCTCCGCAGGACTGGATCGTCACGGTTGCTTCTCGCGGCGGGGCATGGTGGCACTACGGTGGCGGCGCAGTCCAGTTCCTCGCGGAGTACTGCAACGGGATCCTGGAACCCTGGGGATTGCCGCCGATCGACCTGGAAGTCCCCCCGTGCTGA